The following coding sequences are from one Aliarcobacter skirrowii CCUG 10374 window:
- a CDS encoding pyridoxine 5'-phosphate synthase gives MLLGVNIDHIATLREARKINDPNPLDALSICKLAGADQITIHLREDRRHIHDLDAKAIIEQSALPINLECSINENIIDIVCKLKPNRVTLVPENRDEVTTEGGLDLDKNFDKINNTIEKLQENDIEVSLFVDPNSKSIELSNMLGATWVELHTGSFANIYAMLHTNLRRTQHSIKYLELTNEELKELLQNSLLDLKQAANFASNLDLKVAAGHGLNYQNVKHICEIKEIIELNIGQSIIARSVFTGLKNAIEDMKILINE, from the coding sequence ATGCTACTTGGAGTAAATATAGATCATATAGCAACGCTTAGAGAGGCTAGAAAAATAAATGATCCAAACCCTTTAGATGCTTTAAGTATTTGTAAACTTGCAGGTGCAGATCAAATTACAATCCATTTAAGAGAGGATAGACGACATATCCATGATTTAGATGCTAAAGCTATAATTGAGCAATCAGCACTACCTATAAATCTTGAGTGCTCTATAAATGAAAATATTATTGATATTGTTTGTAAATTAAAACCAAATAGAGTAACTTTGGTACCTGAGAATAGAGATGAAGTTACAACAGAAGGTGGTCTTGATTTAGATAAAAACTTTGATAAAATAAACAATACTATTGAAAAACTACAAGAAAATGATATTGAAGTTTCACTTTTTGTTGATCCAAATAGTAAATCAATTGAGTTATCAAATATGTTAGGTGCAACTTGGGTAGAGCTTCACACAGGAAGTTTTGCAAATATATATGCAATGCTTCATACAAATTTAAGAAGAACTCAACACTCTATTAAATATCTTGAACTGACAAATGAAGAGCTTAAAGAACTTTTACAAAATAGCCTACTTGACTTAAAACAAGCTGCCAATTTTGCATCAAATTTAGATTTAAAAGTTGCTGCTGGACACGGTTTAAACTATCAAAATGTTAAACATATTTGTGAAATAAAAGAGATTATTGAGTTAAATATTGGACAAAGTATAATCGCTAGATCTGTTTTTACAGGTTTAAAAAATGCAATTGAAGATATGAAAATTTTAATCAATGAGTAA
- the pdxA gene encoding 4-hydroxythreonine-4-phosphate dehydrogenase has protein sequence MSKQLKKIAISIGDLNGIGIEIALKEHETIKKICDPIYCINKNMLNQASKLLKVDIPEDFKLFETKGDFVIKPSEVSKKAGKYSFDSFMDAIKLAHKKEVDAICTLPINKESWSKASIKYKGHTEVLRDFFNKHAIMMLGCPKMYVALFTEHIALKKVPKKIIEKDLVKFFIDFYKNVKAKNIAVLGLNPHASDNGVLGDEEVVIFKAIKKANKELKEDIFKGPLVPDTAFSPNSRKNFKYFIAMYHDQGLAPLKALYFDESINVSLNLPIIRTSVDHGTAFNIAYKNEKINTKSYINAIKEAINLSKK, from the coding sequence ATGAGTAAACAACTAAAAAAAATAGCTATTAGTATTGGTGATCTAAATGGTATTGGAATAGAGATTGCTCTAAAAGAGCATGAAACTATAAAAAAAATTTGTGATCCAATTTATTGTATAAATAAAAATATGCTAAATCAAGCTTCAAAACTTTTAAAAGTTGATATTCCAGAAGATTTCAAGCTTTTTGAAACAAAAGGTGATTTTGTTATAAAACCTAGTGAGGTTTCAAAAAAAGCTGGAAAATACTCTTTTGACTCATTTATGGATGCAATTAAACTAGCACATAAAAAAGAGGTTGATGCAATTTGTACTCTTCCAATCAATAAAGAGTCTTGGAGTAAAGCTAGCATAAAATACAAAGGTCACACAGAGGTTTTAAGAGATTTTTTTAATAAACATGCAATTATGATGTTGGGCTGTCCTAAAATGTATGTTGCACTTTTTACAGAACATATTGCACTAAAAAAAGTTCCTAAAAAGATTATTGAAAAAGATTTAGTAAAATTTTTTATTGATTTTTATAAAAATGTAAAAGCTAAAAATATTGCGGTATTAGGATTAAATCCACATGCAAGTGATAATGGTGTTTTAGGAGATGAAGAGGTAGTTATTTTTAAAGCTATTAAAAAAGCCAATAAAGAGTTAAAAGAGGATATTTTTAAAGGTCCACTAGTACCTGATACTGCTTTTTCACCAAATTCAAGAAAAAATTTTAAATATTTTATAGCTATGTATCATGATCAAGGTTTAGCACCACTAAAGGCTTTATATTTTGATGAGAGTATTAATGTTAGTCTTAATCTTCCAATTATAAGAACAAGTGTTGATCACGGAACTGCTTTTAATATTGCATATAAAAATGAAAAAATAAACACAAAAAGCTACATAAATGCAATAAAAGAAGCTATAAATTTAAGCAAAAAATGA
- a CDS encoding AAA family ATPase translates to MNFLNENYEQTLPKINFLERKKKILFNKTIIIGAPKVGKTYLIFDLLSNFKKQEILYIDFLDIKNRNFKLELKPLQDFINQNEIKVLVLENVNFESLEKISVENIIISATKDINIDGFSKIFLNNLDFEEYLLFDNKQLNITSSFNTFLKYGNSPEILFIEESKKESRIQEIINLNLQDNTDLNIYLLLLENIDEKKSIFQLFNTLKMRIKISKDRFYERCKIFEEQRLIFFLDKFEQKNSLKKIYCYNHAFQSAINFQKKFKQEFTNMVFLELKNSYEEIYYLDYIDFYIPQIRTAVVCIPFFNEVSNATLLKKITKISIELNISNIEIITVSNSNKIKNNQLKIEVFSFFEWALR, encoded by the coding sequence ATGAATTTTTTAAATGAAAACTATGAACAAACTCTTCCAAAAATAAACTTTTTGGAGAGAAAAAAAAAGATTCTATTTAATAAAACTATAATTATAGGTGCTCCTAAAGTTGGTAAAACTTATTTAATTTTTGACCTATTATCAAACTTTAAAAAACAAGAGATTTTATATATAGATTTTTTAGATATAAAGAATAGAAATTTCAAATTAGAGTTAAAACCTTTACAAGATTTTATTAATCAAAATGAGATAAAAGTTTTAGTTTTAGAAAATGTTAACTTTGAATCACTTGAAAAAATTAGTGTTGAAAATATTATTATATCTGCAACTAAAGATATAAATATAGATGGTTTTTCAAAAATATTTTTAAATAACTTAGATTTTGAAGAGTATCTTCTATTTGACAATAAACAACTAAATATTACATCTAGTTTTAATACTTTCTTAAAATATGGAAACTCTCCTGAGATACTTTTTATTGAAGAGAGTAAAAAAGAGTCAAGAATTCAAGAGATTATAAATCTAAACTTGCAAGATAATACAGATTTAAATATCTATCTACTTTTATTAGAGAATATTGATGAAAAAAAGTCTATTTTTCAACTATTTAATACTCTCAAAATGAGAATAAAAATCTCTAAAGATAGATTTTATGAGCGTTGTAAAATTTTTGAAGAGCAAAGATTGATATTTTTTTTAGATAAATTTGAGCAAAAAAACTCTTTAAAAAAGATTTATTGTTACAATCACGCATTTCAAAGTGCTATAAATTTTCAAAAAAAATTTAAACAAGAGTTTACAAATATGGTTTTTTTGGAGTTAAAAAATAGTTATGAAGAGATTTATTATCTTGATTATATAGATTTTTATATACCACAAATAAGAACTGCAGTTGTTTGTATACCATTTTTTAATGAAGTTTCAAATGCCACTTTACTTAAAAAAATAACAAAAATATCAATTGAACTAAATATTTCAAATATTGAAATAATCACTGTTTCAAATAGTAATAAAATAAAAAATAATCAACTTAAAATTGAAGTTTTTTCATTTTTTGAGTGGGCTTTAAGATAG
- a CDS encoding sensor domain-containing diguanylate cyclase: MEKRIISFIRYAPLTILPLVVAMIFYIIISGYKSSLENNFLLYKNSLLEQEKTQVKTNVEIAIQIYKNQIILAGNKNILNSSFLNLMKNINSKASDYFFIFDTSGNVILHSFLNFLEGENLFILEDENYNSAVKTITTNYQNDRFVNYLWLNPNTNKVEEKVSFVKLIPETNLIIGSGFYPSEIEKKVEEKIKSEEATYDKNIYLTLLLALIFIVLSIFIAFIVSNILLKKFNYLAKSKNLNEEQASIDNMTKLYNRDWFYKALETFHQNLKDDKNIFSLVVFDIDDIKNINTTFNYDFGDTIIKQIANLAKATLPKDVFISRVAGDRFAIIIPQSDLNSSFILAKKLKNNVEGHIFKNDQRVTISLGVIEANKNISSHELIRKVDLALFKAKKEGKNRVIAYKS, encoded by the coding sequence ATGGAAAAAAGAATTATATCTTTTATTAGATATGCCCCGCTTACTATTTTGCCTTTAGTTGTGGCAATGATTTTTTATATAATTATTTCTGGCTATAAAAGTAGTTTAGAAAATAATTTTTTATTATATAAAAACTCTTTGTTAGAACAAGAGAAAACGCAAGTTAAAACAAATGTTGAGATAGCTATTCAAATATATAAAAACCAGATTATTTTAGCTGGAAATAAAAATATATTAAATAGCTCATTTTTAAATCTTATGAAAAATATAAATAGCAAAGCTAGTGATTATTTTTTTATATTTGACACTTCTGGAAATGTTATTTTACACTCATTTTTAAACTTTTTAGAGGGAGAAAATCTTTTTATTCTTGAAGATGAAAACTATAATAGTGCAGTAAAAACAATAACAACAAATTATCAAAATGATAGATTTGTAAACTATCTTTGGTTAAATCCAAATACAAATAAAGTTGAAGAAAAAGTTTCATTTGTAAAACTAATTCCTGAAACAAACTTAATTATAGGAAGTGGATTTTATCCAAGTGAAATTGAGAAAAAAGTAGAAGAAAAAATAAAAAGTGAAGAGGCAACTTATGATAAAAATATCTATTTAACTCTTCTTTTGGCACTTATATTTATTGTTTTATCAATTTTTATTGCATTTATTGTATCAAATATTCTTCTTAAAAAATTCAACTATCTTGCAAAATCTAAAAACTTAAATGAAGAACAAGCATCAATAGATAATATGACAAAACTATACAATAGAGATTGGTTTTACAAAGCTTTAGAAACATTTCATCAAAATCTAAAAGATGATAAAAATATCTTCTCTTTGGTTGTTTTTGATATTGATGATATAAAAAATATAAATACAACTTTTAATTATGATTTTGGTGATACTATAATAAAACAAATAGCCAATTTAGCAAAAGCAACTCTTCCAAAAGATGTTTTTATTTCAAGAGTTGCTGGAGATAGATTTGCTATTATAATCCCACAAAGTGATTTGAATAGTAGTTTTATTTTGGCAAAAAAATTAAAAAACAATGTTGAAGGTCATATATTTAAAAATGATCAAAGAGTTACTATTAGTCTTGGAGTTATAGAAGCAAATAAAAATATCTCAAGCCATGAACTAATAAGAAAGGTAGATTTAGCACTATTTAAAGCAAAAAAAGAGGGAAAAAATAGAGTTATTGCATATAAAAGCTAA
- the htpX gene encoding zinc metalloprotease HtpX, translating into MEQAKTVFFLTLLTVLFVFIGFSFGGTNGMLIAFLVACGINFYAYYYSDKHVLKRFNATPIEDIRHPIYRITQKLIQRANLPMPKVYLIADHTPNAFATGRNHENAAVAVTMGLYEMLNEDELEGVIAHELSHIKHYDILIGTIAAVFAGAIAMIANMMQFSTMFGNSRQNSNPIVMIVMAILLPLAASIIQMSVSRSREFMADEGAARMTKNPSGLQNALRKLENYAQRGAVLKNASEETAHMFIINPFSGLKNNFGNIFRTHPTTSDRIARLEELKKELR; encoded by the coding sequence ATGGAACAGGCTAAAACAGTATTTTTTCTAACACTTCTTACAGTATTATTTGTATTTATAGGATTTAGTTTTGGTGGAACAAATGGAATGTTAATAGCATTTTTAGTTGCATGTGGAATAAATTTTTATGCATATTACTATTCAGATAAGCATGTTTTAAAAAGATTTAATGCAACACCAATTGAAGATATTAGACATCCAATATATAGAATAACTCAAAAATTGATTCAAAGAGCAAATCTTCCTATGCCAAAAGTTTATTTAATAGCAGATCATACACCAAATGCATTTGCTACAGGAAGAAATCATGAAAATGCTGCAGTTGCAGTTACAATGGGACTTTATGAGATGTTAAATGAAGATGAACTTGAAGGTGTAATTGCTCATGAGTTATCACATATAAAACATTATGATATCTTAATTGGAACAATAGCTGCAGTTTTTGCTGGAGCAATTGCTATGATTGCAAATATGATGCAATTTAGTACTATGTTTGGAAATAGTAGACAAAATTCAAACCCTATAGTTATGATTGTTATGGCAATTTTACTACCACTTGCTGCTTCAATTATTCAAATGAGTGTTAGTAGAAGTAGGGAGTTTATGGCAGATGAAGGAGCTGCAAGAATGACAAAAAATCCAAGCGGACTTCAAAATGCATTAAGAAAACTTGAAAATTATGCACAAAGAGGAGCTGTTTTAAAAAATGCAAGTGAAGAGACAGCTCATATGTTTATAATAAACCCTTTTTCAGGTTTAAAAAATAATTTTGGAAATATTTTTAGAACACATCCAACAACATCAGATAGAATTGCTAGACTTGAAGAGTTAAAAAAAGAGTTAAGATAG
- a CDS encoding TIGR02117 family protein: protein MKKFIKYLLFSLIFIISFVILYFVFEYSLSRYSTPYSLKNGEYEMFVKSNGVHTDIVLPLKSDIINWFDFFSSSDTLSKRDDFSYISIGWGDKGFYLDTPTWADLKVKTAVVAALGLGSTALHITYYENIIEDDLTYKIYISKEQYEKIVLNIKESLQYKDEKVINIKTNAQYGQNDAFYEAIGSYSIFHTCNTWTNSVLKSAYLPASVWTAFDEGILYQYKNLKSNY from the coding sequence ATGAAAAAATTTATCAAATATCTACTATTTTCCTTGATTTTTATAATATCTTTTGTAATTTTATATTTTGTCTTTGAATACTCTCTTTCAAGATATTCAACACCATATAGTTTAAAAAATGGTGAATATGAGATGTTTGTAAAATCAAATGGTGTTCATACAGATATTGTTTTACCACTTAAAAGTGATATTATAAATTGGTTTGATTTCTTCTCTTCAAGTGATACTTTAAGTAAAAGAGATGATTTTTCATATATTAGTATTGGTTGGGGTGATAAAGGTTTTTATCTTGATACTCCAACATGGGCTGATTTAAAAGTCAAAACAGCAGTTGTAGCAGCTCTTGGACTTGGTTCAACTGCTCTTCATATAACATATTATGAAAATATTATTGAAGATGATTTAACATATAAAATCTATATATCAAAAGAGCAGTATGAAAAAATAGTATTAAATATAAAAGAGTCTTTACAATATAAAGATGAAAAAGTTATAAATATAAAAACTAATGCACAATATGGTCAAAATGATGCTTTTTATGAAGCTATTGGAAGTTACAGCATTTTTCACACTTGTAACACTTGGACAAATAGTGTTTTAAAAAGTGCCTATTTACCAGCTTCAGTTTGGACAGCATTTGATGAGGGAATTTTATATCAATATAAAAATTTAAAAAGTAACTATTAA
- a CDS encoding SixA phosphatase family protein, which yields MKRVFIARHTTKEREVVNEYDYDTELTAQGIEKAVKMAKYLSSKDSKIDLIVASPAVRTRQTAEIFAKELDYTKTIMLNEVLYMAFVNELIETITYTYDTVDTMLIVGHNPSLTALAVTLVGFKEKFEEGALMQIDFDCDSWIDIDKTNAKLISYTKPSDV from the coding sequence ATGAAAAGAGTTTTTATAGCAAGACATACTACAAAAGAGAGAGAAGTTGTAAACGAATATGATTACGATACAGAATTAACAGCACAGGGGATAGAAAAAGCTGTTAAAATGGCAAAATATTTGTCAAGTAAAGATTCAAAAATAGATTTAATAGTTGCAAGTCCAGCTGTACGAACAAGACAAACAGCTGAAATATTTGCTAAAGAGTTAGATTATACAAAAACTATTATGCTAAATGAGGTTTTATATATGGCTTTTGTAAATGAGTTGATAGAGACTATAACTTATACTTATGACACAGTTGATACAATGTTAATTGTTGGTCACAATCCATCTTTAACAGCTCTTGCAGTTACACTTGTAGGATTTAAAGAGAAGTTTGAAGAGGGAGCTTTGATGCAAATTGATTTTGACTGCGACAGCTGGATTGATATAGATAAAACTAATGCAAAACTTATAAGTTATACAAAACCAAGTGATGTTTAG
- the mnmE gene encoding tRNA uridine-5-carboxymethylaminomethyl(34) synthesis GTPase MnmE yields MYLDDTIVAIATPLGVGSISIIRLSGSNSLNIAQKISKLTDIKPRYATLSYLYDEKNNPVDEAIILYFKAPNSFTGEDIVEFQLHGGVAIANLVLDLVLFHGARMANAGEFSKRAFLNNKIDLSKAEAISKIIEAKSQSAVKLLARQLKGELKEFVESIREDLLFMLAYTEVSIDYAEEDLPSDILEKIEEKIEKITIKLRDTLSASRRREGLIEGFKVAIIGKPNVGKSSLLNKLLNYERAIISNIAGTTRDTIEESIKIGSHIIKIVDTAGIREDTTDLIEKIGIEKSIKSIEDANIILALFDNSEKISNEDRKILELINSVSDKTVIKILNKIDMKSSFDKSCLGEYLELSTKYSIEDLISKLEDILNRSIGEDELTLVSKRQVQSVEKTLENINLSKNPLQTGELEFFAHFINEALFEISNITKPYDNDEMLDVMFGEFCLGK; encoded by the coding sequence TTGTATTTAGATGATACAATTGTAGCTATTGCCACTCCTTTAGGAGTTGGCTCTATTTCAATAATTAGACTCTCTGGTTCAAACTCACTAAATATTGCACAAAAAATCTCAAAACTTACAGATATAAAACCAAGATATGCAACTTTGTCATACCTTTATGATGAAAAAAACAATCCAGTAGATGAAGCTATAATACTATATTTTAAAGCTCCAAACTCTTTTACAGGAGAGGATATAGTGGAGTTCCAACTTCACGGTGGAGTTGCAATTGCTAATTTAGTTTTAGATTTAGTTTTATTTCATGGCGCTAGAATGGCAAATGCTGGTGAATTTTCAAAAAGAGCTTTTTTAAACAATAAAATTGATTTAAGTAAAGCAGAAGCTATTTCAAAAATAATTGAAGCAAAGAGTCAAAGTGCTGTTAAACTTCTAGCTAGACAGTTAAAAGGTGAGCTTAAAGAGTTTGTTGAAAGTATTAGAGAAGATCTTCTTTTTATGCTTGCATACACAGAGGTTAGTATTGATTATGCAGAGGAAGATTTACCAAGTGATATTTTAGAAAAAATTGAAGAAAAAATAGAAAAAATCACTATAAAATTAAGAGATACTTTAAGCGCAAGCAGAAGAAGAGAGGGCTTAATTGAAGGTTTTAAAGTAGCAATTATTGGTAAACCAAATGTTGGAAAATCTAGCCTTCTAAACAAACTTTTAAATTATGAAAGAGCAATTATCTCAAATATTGCAGGAACTACTAGAGATACTATTGAAGAGAGTATAAAAATTGGTTCACATATTATAAAAATAGTTGATACAGCTGGAATTAGAGAAGATACAACTGATTTAATAGAGAAAATTGGAATTGAAAAATCAATAAAAAGTATTGAAGATGCAAATATTATTTTAGCTTTGTTTGATAATAGTGAAAAAATATCAAATGAAGATAGAAAAATTTTAGAGCTAATAAATAGTGTTAGTGATAAAACTGTTATAAAGATTTTAAATAAGATTGATATGAAAAGCTCTTTTGATAAGAGTTGTTTGGGTGAATATTTAGAACTATCTACAAAATATAGTATTGAAGATTTGATTTCAAAATTAGAGGATATTTTGAATAGAAGTATTGGAGAAGATGAGCTTACACTTGTTTCAAAAAGACAGGTTCAAAGTGTTGAAAAAACTTTAGAAAATATAAATCTATCAAAAAATCCACTTCAAACTGGAGAGTTGGAGTTTTTTGCTCATTTTATAAATGAAGCTTTGTTTGAGATTTCAAATATTACAAAACCCTATGATAATGATGAGATGTTAGATGTAATGTTTGGTGAGTTTTGTTTAGGCAAGTAG
- a CDS encoding Jag N-terminal domain-containing protein, translated as MKKFEANSLEEVYDLAKKEFNCSITELVIEVIQQPSKGFLGFGKKKAIICAYCKCENQGQKDSFKTYKNKDVKIEDVNSRIENSKKCEEFEDIKIEKKEDIVKVPSVEKKEKIFDNFYHEDKDKEVSKIIIKKPKDEIVKEIKDGLNLLFSDTCFNLDEVKVSFYDDETIYIEFYGEDSALLIGKEGYRYKALSYILFNWINDKYGLMLRLEVAEFLKNQEIAINLYLEPVIEIIKDKGNFKTKPLDGILVHIALKRLREEFPLKYVAVKTNIKGEKYVLVNEYKSKED; from the coding sequence ATGAAAAAGTTTGAAGCTAATAGTTTAGAAGAGGTTTATGACCTAGCTAAAAAAGAGTTTAATTGCTCAATTACTGAGTTGGTTATTGAAGTAATTCAACAACCATCGAAGGGTTTTTTAGGTTTTGGAAAGAAAAAAGCTATTATTTGTGCTTACTGTAAGTGTGAAAATCAAGGACAAAAAGATAGTTTTAAAACTTATAAAAATAAAGATGTAAAAATTGAAGATGTAAACTCAAGAATAGAGAACTCTAAAAAATGTGAAGAGTTTGAAGACATTAAAATTGAGAAAAAAGAAGATATTGTAAAAGTACCAAGCGTTGAGAAAAAAGAGAAGATTTTTGATAATTTTTATCACGAAGATAAAGATAAAGAGGTTTCAAAAATAATTATCAAAAAACCAAAAGATGAGATAGTTAAAGAGATAAAAGATGGTTTAAATCTTCTATTTAGTGATACTTGCTTTAATTTAGATGAAGTAAAAGTGAGTTTTTATGATGATGAGACGATTTATATTGAGTTTTATGGAGAAGATTCAGCACTTTTAATAGGTAAAGAGGGTTATAGATATAAAGCTTTATCATATATTTTATTTAATTGGATAAATGATAAATATGGACTTATGTTAAGACTTGAAGTTGCAGAGTTTTTGAAAAACCAAGAGATTGCTATTAACTTATATTTGGAGCCAGTTATTGAGATTATTAAAGATAAAGGTAATTTTAAAACTAAACCTCTTGATGGTATTTTAGTTCATATTGCTCTAAAAAGATTAAGAGAGGAGTTCCCTTTAAAATATGTTGCAGTTAAAACAAATATTAAGGGTGAAAAGTATGTGCTTGTAAATGAGTACAAAAGTAAAGAGGATTAA
- the yidC gene encoding membrane protein insertase YidC: MNNGNNINGGLQKRLIIMTVMVFVFFIAYEFLVLKPKQQERLAQAKIEQQQQANAAPEVQNIVENSNSNSVSAPAVVDNKSIIAKITTEKNVIEIDNLGRVAQVTLLEAKYKDENQNQIKLFKADQLRPLELRFQDPALNNEAFKVDMKASSSTIDATNSVQELVLTQTLSNTVLTKKFKFYPDGHYDLEVSSTNDKQFFITNGFRPDVIADMYAVHGFMGKLADDTLETIEDGDLKDQKTLTGLSFISNFDRYYATVIYNFDRTFQATLMPDNNRDPQAFIHAGSNISFSGFMGPKNYNDLKALNAELIDVIDYGWFTFIAKPMFTLLQFIQSYVGNWGWTIVILTILIKLVLYPLSYKGMVSMQKLKELAPKMKEIQAKYKDDKQRQSMAMMELYKKHGANPMGGCLPLILQIPVFFAIYRVLINAIELKGAEWILWIKDLAELDPWFVLPILMGATMYVQQRITPMAMQDELQKKIFQMLPIIFTFFFLWFPAGLTLYWFVNNLFTIAQQYTINRIFEKKKAANKAS, encoded by the coding sequence ATGAACAATGGTAATAATATAAACGGCGGATTGCAAAAACGATTAATTATAATGACTGTAATGGTTTTTGTATTTTTTATAGCGTATGAGTTTTTGGTACTTAAACCAAAACAACAAGAGAGATTGGCTCAGGCAAAAATTGAACAACAGCAACAAGCAAATGCAGCTCCTGAAGTTCAAAATATTGTAGAAAATTCAAATAGTAATAGTGTCTCTGCACCAGCGGTAGTAGATAATAAAAGTATAATTGCAAAGATTACAACTGAAAAAAATGTTATAGAGATTGATAATCTAGGAAGAGTTGCACAAGTTACACTTTTAGAAGCTAAGTACAAAGATGAAAATCAAAACCAAATAAAACTATTTAAAGCAGATCAATTAAGACCTTTGGAGCTTAGATTTCAAGATCCAGCTTTGAATAATGAAGCTTTCAAAGTTGATATGAAAGCTAGTTCTTCAACAATAGATGCTACAAATTCTGTTCAAGAGTTGGTTTTAACACAAACTTTAAGCAATACAGTTTTAACTAAAAAGTTTAAATTTTATCCAGATGGTCACTATGATTTAGAAGTTAGCTCTACAAATGATAAACAATTTTTTATTACAAATGGATTTAGACCAGATGTAATTGCAGATATGTATGCAGTTCATGGGTTTATGGGTAAATTAGCTGATGATACTTTGGAGACTATTGAAGATGGAGATTTAAAAGATCAAAAAACTTTAACAGGACTTAGTTTTATCTCTAATTTTGATAGATACTATGCAACTGTTATTTACAATTTTGATAGAACATTCCAAGCAACATTAATGCCAGATAACAATAGAGATCCACAAGCGTTTATTCACGCTGGATCAAATATTAGTTTTAGTGGATTTATGGGACCAAAAAATTATAATGATTTAAAAGCTTTAAATGCAGAGCTTATTGATGTTATTGATTATGGTTGGTTTACATTTATTGCAAAACCTATGTTTACACTTCTTCAATTTATTCAAAGTTATGTTGGAAACTGGGGTTGGACAATTGTTATTCTTACAATTTTAATTAAACTTGTACTTTATCCTTTATCATACAAAGGTATGGTATCTATGCAAAAATTAAAAGAGCTTGCTCCAAAAATGAAAGAGATTCAAGCAAAATATAAAGATGATAAGCAAAGACAATCTATGGCTATGATGGAACTTTATAAAAAACATGGTGCAAATCCAATGGGTGGATGCTTACCATTAATTTTACAAATTCCAGTTTTCTTTGCTATTTATAGAGTTTTAATTAATGCAATTGAGTTAAAAGGTGCTGAATGGATTTTATGGATTAAAGATTTAGCAGAGTTAGATCCTTGGTTTGTGTTACCAATTTTAATGGGTGCAACAATGTATGTTCAACAAAGAATTACACCAATGGCAATGCAAGATGAGTTGCAAAAGAAGATATTCCAAATGTTACCAATTATATTTACATTCTTCTTCTTATGGTTCCCAGCAGGATTAACACTATACTGGTTTGTAAATAATCTATTTACTATTGCTCAACAATATACTATTAATAGAATATTTGAGAAGAAAAAAGCTGCAAATAAAGCAAGCTAG
- the yidD gene encoding membrane protein insertion efficiency factor YidD, producing the protein MRSIGKYLIRFYQKYLTVLSYGSCRYYPTCSQYALWQLDNNSFFKAIFYTILRILKCNQLFAGGFDYPVVNRLKKNQNIKYNKIKIVYWYIPTKNGKFLVVKNREWKK; encoded by the coding sequence ATGAGAAGTATTGGTAAGTATTTAATAAGATTTTATCAAAAATATCTAACAGTTCTATCATATGGTTCGTGTAGATATTATCCAACTTGTTCACAATATGCACTTTGGCAACTAGATAATAATAGTTTTTTTAAGGCTATTTTTTATACAATATTGCGTATTTTAAAGTGCAACCAACTTTTTGCTGGTGGGTTTGACTATCCAGTTGTAAATAGGTTAAAAAAAAATCAAAATATCAAATATAATAAAATCAAAATAGTATATTGGTATATACCCACAAAAAATGGGAAATTTCTAGTAGTAAAAAACAGGGAGTGGAAGAAGTAG
- the rnpA gene encoding ribonuclease P protein component — translation MSCLSKDFRLNSQKEFNKLYKSGKSWHTSTFVAFFMPNSKSKFAFVASKKIGNAVLRAKAKRRLRATLLLYDNRLKDGSYIFVAKNPINEKSFIDLQKDFNFAFKRLELLK, via the coding sequence ATTAGCTGTTTAAGTAAGGACTTTAGGCTAAATAGCCAAAAAGAGTTCAACAAACTTTATAAAAGCGGTAAAAGTTGGCATACTTCAACTTTTGTCGCTTTTTTTATGCCAAATTCAAAATCAAAATTTGCATTTGTAGCTTCAAAAAAGATTGGAAATGCAGTTTTAAGAGCAAAGGCAAAAAGAAGATTGAGAGCTACACTACTACTATATGATAATCGATTAAAAGATGGAAGTTACATTTTTGTTGCAAAAAATCCTATAAATGAAAAGTCATTTATAGATTTACAAAAAGATTTTAATTTTGCTTTTAAAAGACTTGAACTACTTAAATGA